A single window of Rubripirellula lacrimiformis DNA harbors:
- the lepB gene encoding signal peptidase I, which translates to MARSKNAKRIERETAEAAANLTDAPDDRSPNQQRAAKFRVAAQRETVEAFVVAFILALLFRAFLAEAFVIPTGSMAPTLMGAHKDLVCDRCSQTFPVGASRERSGPRTDLVVVGGICPNCRHINSLDLKDNSDHTTFNGDRILVSKFKYMIAEPERWDVIVFKYPGNPKQNYIKRLVGLPGETLTLSHGDVFSHPTGTDDKSAILRKPPSTMQAMSHLVYDTDHQAEVLIQAGYPSRWQPWATGATAPPTDSWKVERSADGLVATVQADQSPKWLRYFHHWPTDEQWAAADQGESLADADPYQSRAITDFYAYDSYIQVPAGYVYDDRPSVSSGGGFERSMNGGYSEGSFSRKYQSGGDPSQFRGVAIWGGQDDGRQELGRDGLHWVGDLIYQADVETSADAKALTLELVEAGIKYQCRIDLADGKATLSIIDAQERTFDDGNDHPVASTGVRAGSRHTVQISNCDDKITLWVDGDVVSFDSPTTYDARDFRSRAQDHPQWSPEDPLDAAPAGIAITGGQATVRRMEVRRDQYYIATNDSSFGGIFDYDMAEMFRLAGGSVTLGEVQQVFTMPDRWADFIGWETRREVSFPLEADQFFPMGDNSPESLDARCWAGTKNQFQLPRGVNEDAWRWSNDSYVPRNLLVGKALVVFWPHSWSSPVPFTPNFKRMKLIR; encoded by the coding sequence ATGGCCCGATCCAAGAACGCCAAACGCATCGAGCGGGAAACCGCCGAGGCAGCCGCCAATTTGACGGACGCTCCGGACGACCGTTCGCCGAACCAGCAGCGAGCGGCCAAGTTTCGTGTCGCAGCTCAGCGGGAAACGGTCGAAGCGTTTGTGGTCGCCTTCATCTTGGCACTGCTTTTTCGGGCGTTTTTGGCCGAAGCTTTCGTGATCCCGACCGGATCGATGGCTCCGACGCTGATGGGGGCCCACAAGGACCTGGTCTGCGATCGCTGTTCCCAAACCTTCCCGGTAGGGGCGAGTCGCGAACGCAGCGGTCCACGCACCGATCTGGTCGTTGTCGGCGGGATTTGCCCGAATTGCCGACACATCAATTCCTTGGACCTGAAGGACAATTCGGATCACACGACGTTCAACGGCGACCGGATTTTGGTCAGCAAGTTCAAGTACATGATTGCGGAGCCCGAGCGTTGGGATGTGATCGTGTTCAAATACCCGGGCAACCCGAAGCAGAATTACATCAAGCGATTGGTCGGACTGCCCGGCGAAACGCTGACACTCAGCCACGGCGACGTGTTTTCGCACCCCACCGGCACCGACGACAAGTCAGCGATCCTGCGTAAGCCGCCCAGCACGATGCAGGCGATGAGCCACCTGGTTTACGACACCGACCATCAAGCCGAAGTTTTGATCCAAGCCGGTTACCCCAGCCGCTGGCAGCCGTGGGCCACAGGTGCCACCGCGCCACCGACCGATTCGTGGAAAGTCGAACGCAGCGCCGATGGGTTGGTCGCGACCGTCCAAGCGGATCAATCGCCGAAATGGCTGCGTTACTTTCACCACTGGCCCACCGACGAACAATGGGCCGCGGCCGATCAAGGTGAATCGTTGGCCGATGCGGATCCGTACCAGTCGCGAGCGATCACGGACTTCTATGCCTACGATTCCTACATCCAAGTGCCCGCCGGCTACGTTTACGACGACCGCCCATCGGTCAGCAGCGGTGGTGGTTTTGAACGATCGATGAACGGCGGATATAGCGAAGGTTCGTTCAGCCGAAAGTATCAAAGCGGTGGCGATCCAAGCCAGTTCCGCGGGGTCGCAATCTGGGGCGGCCAGGACGATGGCCGCCAAGAACTCGGACGCGACGGACTGCACTGGGTGGGCGACTTGATCTACCAAGCCGACGTCGAAACGTCTGCCGACGCCAAAGCACTGACCTTGGAATTGGTCGAAGCCGGCATCAAATATCAATGCCGGATCGATCTGGCCGACGGCAAAGCCACGCTGTCGATCATCGATGCCCAGGAACGAACTTTCGACGATGGCAACGATCACCCGGTCGCATCAACCGGCGTCCGCGCGGGGTCCCGGCACACCGTCCAAATCAGCAATTGTGATGACAAAATCACGTTGTGGGTCGATGGCGACGTCGTGTCATTCGATTCGCCCACCACATACGACGCACGCGATTTTCGATCACGAGCCCAGGATCACCCGCAATGGTCGCCCGAGGATCCGTTGGATGCGGCACCCGCTGGCATCGCGATCACCGGTGGCCAGGCGACGGTCCGGCGGATGGAAGTGCGGCGTGACCAATACTACATCGCGACCAACGACAGCAGCTTTGGCGGCATTTTTGACTACGACATGGCAGAGATGTTTCGCTTGGCTGGCGGTAGCGTGACGCTCGGCGAGGTCCAGCAAGTATTCACGATGCCGGATCGATGGGCTGATTTCATCGGCTGGGAAACTCGCCGTGAAGTTTCGTTCCCTCTGGAAGCCGACCAGTTTTTCCCAATGGGCGACAACAGCCCCGAAAGCCTGGATGCCCGCTGCTGGGCTGGCACCAAAAACCAATTTCAGTTGCCGCGTGGCGTCAACGAAGACGCGTGGCGTTGGTCGAACGATTCGTACGTGCCACGGAATCTGTTGGTCGGGAAAGCCCTGGTCGTTTTCTGGCCGCATTCGTGGAGTTCGCCGGTCCCGTTCACGCCCAACTTTAAACGCATGAAATTGATTCGTTAG
- the lptB gene encoding LPS export ABC transporter ATP-binding protein, with product MSNDTPWVLEAFELQKTYGRRRVVDGVNLHVGPAEIVGLLGPNGAGKSTSFRMICGMVEPDRGRVYLDGVDVTQWPMFRRARDGHMGYLPQEPSVFKKLTVEQNISALLELLGVDRKARKIRTDELLEEFNITHIRKSKAGGLSGGERRRLEIARCLVSDPKIVMLDEPFAGIDPVTVQSIQEVILQLRDNGISVLITDHAAREILGTVDRCYVIYQGQVLVAGTPDEVKQHPKVREEYLGDLDGVDKNLHGGVPRPHFRTDIAAPGPVPGAANPAEPARIPVQRRVTDV from the coding sequence ATGAGCAACGATACCCCTTGGGTCCTGGAAGCCTTCGAGCTGCAAAAGACGTACGGTCGCCGCCGCGTTGTCGACGGCGTCAATCTACACGTCGGTCCGGCCGAGATCGTCGGTCTGCTGGGGCCGAACGGAGCCGGTAAATCGACCAGTTTTCGGATGATCTGTGGCATGGTCGAACCGGACCGTGGACGCGTCTATCTAGACGGCGTCGATGTGACTCAGTGGCCGATGTTCCGCCGCGCCCGCGACGGACACATGGGATATCTGCCGCAGGAGCCCAGCGTGTTCAAAAAGCTGACGGTCGAACAGAACATATCAGCGCTGTTGGAATTGCTGGGCGTTGATCGCAAGGCTCGGAAAATTCGTACCGACGAACTGCTGGAAGAGTTCAACATCACCCATATCCGCAAAAGCAAAGCTGGTGGACTATCGGGCGGTGAACGACGACGTTTGGAAATCGCACGCTGCTTGGTATCCGATCCGAAGATTGTGATGTTGGACGAACCCTTTGCCGGGATCGACCCGGTGACGGTCCAATCGATCCAAGAAGTGATTTTGCAGCTTCGCGACAACGGGATCAGCGTCTTGATCACGGACCACGCAGCGCGAGAAATCCTTGGGACCGTGGATCGATGCTATGTGATCTACCAAGGGCAAGTATTGGTGGCCGGAACGCCGGACGAAGTCAAACAGCATCCAAAGGTTCGCGAAGAGTATCTTGGCGACCTGGACGGAGTCGACAAAAACCTTCACGGCGGAGTCCCGCGTCCCCACTTCCGAACCGACATCGCAGCTCCCGGGCCGGTGCCAGGTGCGGCCAATCCCGCAGAACCCGCTCGCATCCCAGTGCAACGCCGAGTCACTGACGTTTAG